DNA from Brassica napus cultivar Da-Ae chromosome C4, Da-Ae, whole genome shotgun sequence:
AAGTTGATGAGAACATTGACCTTCAAGCACTATAACTTCAAATGAATTCAATACATATAATAATCTCCTTTGCTAagtctcttgttgttgtttatTGTTGGTTGCCTATGCAGAGAGCTTTCCCACATAGTTTTTGTCCACTATCTCGAAGTTAAGGTTTGACTTCTTCCTGTTGTTAACTCATTTCTCTGCcctgttattttcttttttttgcggAACCTGACATTTTGAGAGTGAAATTTGTAAATGAATCAGGGTAGTAGAGTTTCTACTTCTTATAATCGGATGCAAAGGACTGAAGATTCTACTCAAGAAACTGGGGAAGTCTACACCAGTGAACGCAATGGTTATGCTTCCGGCAGCATTAATCAATATGATCACAGCAACAATCAGTCACAAGCTACTGACTCAGCAAGTGTCAATGGTGTTCACACCCCAGAACTTGAAGATGCACAATCAGGTGCTTCTTCTTTCATACTTTAGTAGTATCTTATCTTATGCATAGCATAACTCGTACTTTCATTCTACAGCATACAATCAGCAGGGGAGCCCCATACTTTACTCACATCAAGCACTTCAGCAGCCTCCAGCTACTGGTTTTGATCCTTACTATCAGATGTCTTTGACACGTAAGCTCTCGGTGACCTGATTTGATGATACTTACAAAACGTCATATggtatttgatttttaattttttttttttttttttggtaagcagCGAGGGATAGCTATCAGAAAGAGATTCACACAATCCCCTCGTCCACTATGGTAGAAAAAAGCAGAACTATCAACGGTCCTGTTGTAACAAATagcataaaaaacaaaaaatccatTGATTCCCAAACCTGGGAAGAGATATTGGGAAATTGTGGTTCTGGAGGCGAAGGTTTACCTATGCAGCCTCACAGTGAGCATGAAGGGCTTGATCAAATGCTCCAAAGCTACTCTTTTACTATGCAAGATTTCGCCAGTCTACAGGAGTCCATTGTCAAAAGCCAGGTACACACAGTACTATCTGAACTCCTTGTTTTTGATTGATAGTCtatgtattaattttattttcaaacgtCTACAGAATCAGGAGTTAAGTTCAGGACTTACATCTGATCGTTCAATGTGGTTCCAAGGACAAGGTTTACACTTCACTCAGTTTGTTTGGTAAAactttacatgtttttaaaagCTAACCTTCAATTTTTACTAGCTGTAGATATAGAGCCAAATGCGCTAAGCAATTTAGCTTCAAGTGAAAAAGCTCCATATCTATCTACGATGAAACAGCATTTGTTAGACGGTGCATTGGGCGAAGAAGGCTTGAAAAAAATGGACAGTTTCAACCGCTGGATGAGCAAAGAGCTCGGAGAACTCGGAGATGTTGGTGTTACTGCTGATGCAAACGAGTCTTTTACTCACTCGAGTTCCACAGCCTACTGGGAAGAAGTTGAGAGTGAGGATGTCTCTAATGGTGGATATGTTATGAGTCCTTCCTTATCAAAGGAACAGCTCTTTACCATCATTGACTTTGCTCCAAACTGGACTTATGTGGGTTGTGAAGTGAAGGTTCTCGTTAGTGGAAAATTCTTAAAGACGGCTGAGAGCGGAGAGTGGTCTTGCATGTTTGGGCAAACAGAAGTTCCAGCGGATATTATAGCTAATGGTATCCTCGAGTGCGTTGCTCCTATGCATGAGGCTGGAAGAGTTCCCTTTTATGTAACATGTTCCAACAGGTTAGCGTGCAGCGAAGTGCGTGAGTTCGAGTACAAGGTTCTGGAGTCTCAAGGCTTTGATAGAGACACAGATGATTCTTCCACTGCTTGCAACTCTATCGAAAGTCTCGAGGCGAGATTTGTGAAACTGTTGTGCTCGAAATCTGATTGCACGCACTCCTCTCTTCCCGGGGGGAACGACAGTTATTTGTCCCAAGTGAGCGAGAAGATTAGTTTACTGCTTTTCGAGAACGATGACCAGTTGGATCAGATGCTGATGAATGAAATCTCTCAAGAGAATATGAAGAACAACCTCTTGCAGGAAGCTCTGAAAGAAAGCTTACACTCATGGCTTTTGCAAAAGATAGCAGAAGGTGGGAAAGGTCCGAACGTGTTGGACGAAGGTGGCCAAGGTGTATTGCACTTTGCTGCTGCTCTTGGTTACAACTGGGCGTTGGAACCGACGATAGTCGCTGGTGTAAGCGTTGATTTTCGCGACGTGAATGGCTGGACGGCACTTCACTGGGCAGCTTTCTTTGGCAGGGAGCTGATAATAGGTTCTCTCATAGCTCTCGGTGCATCTCCTGGAACTTTGACTGATCCGAATCCGGATTTTCCATCAGGAAGCACACCTTCTGATCTAGCCTACGCTAATGGCTACAAAGGAATCGCTGGCTATCTCTCGGAATACGCCTTGAGAGCACATGTTTCTTTGCTCAGTCTAAATGAGAAAAACGCAGAAACATCTCTAGGAGCAGCGGTTGAGGCAGCTCCTAGCCCGTCCAGCTCGGCATTAACAGACTCTCTCACAGCTGTGCGTAACGCTAGCCAAGCGGCGGCTCGGATTCATCAGGTTTTCAGGGCTCAGTCTTTCCAGAAGAAGCAGATGAAAGAGTTTGGAGACAGGAAGCTGGGGATGTCGGAAGAGCGTGCTCTTTCAATGCTTGCTC
Protein-coding regions in this window:
- the LOC106375930 gene encoding calmodulin-binding transcription activator 3-like isoform X2, with product MAEARRFSLNNELDVGQILSEARNRWLRPPEICEILQNYQKFQISTEPPTTPASGSVFLFDRKVLRYFRKDGHNWRKKRDGKTVKEAHERLKAGSVDVLHCYYAHGQDNEHFQRRSYWMLQEELSHIVFVHYLEVKGSRVSTSYNRMQRTEDSTQETGEVYTSERNGYASGSINQYDHSNNQSQATDSASVNGVHTPELEDAQSAYNQQGSPILYSHQALQQPPATGFDPYYQMSLTPRDSYQKEIHTIPSSTMVEKSRTINGPVVTNSIKNKKSIDSQTWEEILGNCGSGGEGLPMQPHSEHEGLDQMLQSYSFTMQDFASLQESIVKSQNQELSSGLTSDRSMWFQGQDIEPNALSNLASSEKAPYLSTMKQHLLDGALGEEGLKKMDSFNRWMSKELGELGDVGVTADANESFTHSSSTAYWEEVESEDVSNGGYVMSPSLSKEQLFTIIDFAPNWTYVGCEVKVLVSGKFLKTAESGEWSCMFGQTEVPADIIANGILECVAPMHEAGRVPFYVTCSNRLACSEVREFEYKVLESQGFDRDTDDSSTACNSIESLEARFVKLLCSKSDCTHSSLPGGNDSYLSQVSEKISLLLFENDDQLDQMLMNEISQENMKNNLLQEALKESLHSWLLQKIAEGGKGPNVLDEGGQGVLHFAAALGYNWALEPTIVAGVSVDFRDVNGWTALHWAAFFGRELIIGSLIALGASPGTLTDPNPDFPSGSTPSDLAYANGYKGIAGYLSEYALRAHVSLLSLNEKNAETSLGAAVEAAPSPSSSALTDSLTAVRNASQAAARIHQVFRAQSFQKKQMKEFGDRKLGMSEERALSMLAPKTHRPGRGHSDDSVQAAAIRIQNKFRGYKGRKDYLITRQRIIKIQAHVRGYQVRKNYRKIIWSVGILEKVILRWRRKGAGLRGFKSDALVTKMQDGTEKEEDDDFFKQGRKQTEERLEKALARVKSMVQYPEARDQYRRLLNVVNDIQESKVEKALANSEEATCFDDDLIDIEALLGDDDTLMMPMSSTLWNA
- the LOC106375930 gene encoding calmodulin-binding transcription activator 3-like isoform X1 — its product is MAEARRFSLNNELDVGQILSEARNRWLRPPEICEILQNYQKFQISTEPPTTPASGSVFLFDRKVLRYFRKDGHNWRKKRDGKTVKEAHERLKAGSVDVLHCYYAHGQDNEHFQRRSYWMLQEELSHIVFVHYLEVKGSRVSTSYNRMQRTEDSTQETGEVYTSERNGYASGSINQYDHSNNQSQATDSASVNGVHTPELEDAQSAYNQQGSPILYSHQALQQPPATGFDPYYQMSLTPRDSYQKEIHTIPSSTMVEKSRTINGPVVTNSIKNKKSIDSQTWEEILGNCGSGGEGLPMQPHSEHEGLDQMLQSYSFTMQDFASLQESIVKSQNQELSSGLTSDRSMWFQGQAVDIEPNALSNLASSEKAPYLSTMKQHLLDGALGEEGLKKMDSFNRWMSKELGELGDVGVTADANESFTHSSSTAYWEEVESEDVSNGGYVMSPSLSKEQLFTIIDFAPNWTYVGCEVKVLVSGKFLKTAESGEWSCMFGQTEVPADIIANGILECVAPMHEAGRVPFYVTCSNRLACSEVREFEYKVLESQGFDRDTDDSSTACNSIESLEARFVKLLCSKSDCTHSSLPGGNDSYLSQVSEKISLLLFENDDQLDQMLMNEISQENMKNNLLQEALKESLHSWLLQKIAEGGKGPNVLDEGGQGVLHFAAALGYNWALEPTIVAGVSVDFRDVNGWTALHWAAFFGRELIIGSLIALGASPGTLTDPNPDFPSGSTPSDLAYANGYKGIAGYLSEYALRAHVSLLSLNEKNAETSLGAAVEAAPSPSSSALTDSLTAVRNASQAAARIHQVFRAQSFQKKQMKEFGDRKLGMSEERALSMLAPKTHRPGRGHSDDSVQAAAIRIQNKFRGYKGRKDYLITRQRIIKIQAHVRGYQVRKNYRKIIWSVGILEKVILRWRRKGAGLRGFKSDALVTKMQDGTEKEEDDDFFKQGRKQTEERLEKALARVKSMVQYPEARDQYRRLLNVVNDIQESKVEKALANSEEATCFDDDLIDIEALLGDDDTLMMPMSSTLWNA